A stretch of the Uranotaenia lowii strain MFRU-FL chromosome 3, ASM2978415v1, whole genome shotgun sequence genome encodes the following:
- the LOC129755668 gene encoding lysine-specific demethylase 3A isoform X1 produces the protein MSTNPKDIPYDLFRQMHQDLQKQMLKLQYSNMEPPATTIHKPAHLQPGRVQQPNSGTIPRPPAPPVKPRVEKKTFEQAYREAIERINAAATQNNAPRNQPSKQLHRSSGVSSKASDRTGMTAVANLTGPSQNAALKSPTANQGEYKTTIYNINTINLAELLKNQRSPSYDFNPARGLIFSAEALPTTSNSNVQSNPVTSQLPDTRLLEEKFKYHQTYANAYANHLLQLTKNAVEQKAASNAYRQQFDQSTGASRSVVVGASQSPVGLANHATSPKMNQSHSSFGKGQASNAKQKIQIPTYASVASSSSNQKRNVLIKLDRSVGNTPESSKLPSLETMMAANANQSRLHTTSIGSVPVKSNTISPTVNNEGLNIHVQSQTSGSNSPLLFVTPPRSISLVEVPSSTSTPLPNIGYRPDIPIVTKPKVTTPAPLHVYGKPNIVSTIENITSIEPPSGNKTPKLQSNQNATYKFNEPPPAHSKSPMPQVPLNTATATISKPMINMDQSSSCNEILNLDTKSPTPQHTNKNASSGNTELQSSSNHCTSGDRATSLYNLQKLVKIQKPVNYTTGNSKQNLSLESSAVKFQQNVLWKEQQLVKQENTNGSNDSINDQKMKLLELLQNANLPKACSQSKVTQPTMASASTGATHQNKPNMELYKYRIPNAGSSHPTKLIDPLAIKQEKSNNTLKRKDPAKRIDSSKIKRPKRSTVPQLQKRPCYEVAPRLPKCRECGRSAAARSRDAENIFCRFIAFRKLRYNDQGFLEVAGFADPNNDPSETDFSLWNANLSKIPIDLSVEKSKFLLGQVGYKFCELFHQEKEAYFEHMSADKTIAWKQAVWGVREMCDVCSTTLFNYHWVCSTCGFVVCIDCYKGRKHGACRNDTGTKDRDGYMWLHCTNKDPHDQEKLMLTQIIPSNGLYKLVRQMHGICALLEIPLNCECPLSKEPLFRKVKDKLEFIYPITFEVDKCEKKSIVDNEIKQTDDETSTSTKMISISVKQIESKRSEDDKETICCKVIFGRELSENKNPETEMLQRKEKQSYSFEGFQEDIKIESVEDFTHKDVSDENDENISKDMNDSEEDKKPCLQENNEKSEQKSEELNAQPDCDPLELSSGSKSDKVSTEIKKMSENESYNEEHRFKESPKLDWKTFNMIAKQLLKFDKSINISGLFEKHLDEKCTESDFLVDFTAEIKINNENLQNFLKDFLSEFVFLTGQNNSDNLTDEVQILEYNKYMKKCIEFQNKGERIMNLSDSQILYPKVAHQWLCNGRLLRLLDPLSDENYTAFHDQWERGQPVMVSAVSNAMNMELWMPESFGRDFGEEENDLINCLNGKLVKGQKMKVFWDGFQRIGYRLLDERDRPMMLKLKDWPPGDDFAEMMPTRFNDLMKCLPLAEYTRREGRLNLASRLNSFFVRPDLGPKMYSAYGSAQHPSKGTTNLHLDVSDAVNVMVYVGIPKDVEQNRYRQKVLDAIDADECDEVTRKRIRDEGELPGALWHIYHAKDADHIRSLLNKIEVERGGSIKANHDPIHDQKWYLDANLRKRLLQDYKVEGYTIVQCAGDAIFIPAGAPHQVRNLHNCVKVAEDFVSPENISYCFKLTNEFRNLTHTHSNHEDKLQIKNIIYHTVKDAVSCLTNPLIMTKDKIDLD, from the exons atgtcaacTAACCCCAAG GATATTCCGTATGACCTATTCCGACAGATGCACCAAGACTTGCAGAAACAAATGCTTAAGCTGCAGTACTCAAATATGGAGCCGCCGGCAACGACTATACACAAGCCAGCACATCTTCAACCTGGGAGAGTTCAGCAGCCAAATTCTGGAACAATTCCGAGGCCCCCAGCTCCGCCAGTCAAACCCAGGGTCGAGAAAAAAACATTCGAGCAGGCGTATAGGGAAGCTATTGAGCGGATAAATGCAGCAGCCACACAAAACAATGCTCCTCGGAATCAACCTTCGAAGCAGCTGCATAGATCATCTGGAGTCAGTTCGAAAGCATCGGATAGAACGGGCATGACTGCTGTTGCAAATTTGACTGGGCCATCTCAGAATGCGGCGCTTAAATCGCCCACGGCGAACCAG GGTGAATATAAAACAACTATATACAACATTAATACCATCAACTTGGCTGAACTGCTCAAGAATCAGCGCAGTCCGAGCTATGACTTTAATCCCGCCAGAGGACTTATTTTTTCGGCGGAAGCATTGCCAACCACGTCGAATAGTAACGTTCAAAGTAATCCTGTTACATCTCAGCTGCCGGATACACGAttattggaagaaaaatttaaataccatCAAACATATGCAAACGCATACGCTAATCATCTTTTACAGTTGACTAAAAACGCAGTGGAACAG AAAGCAGCAAGCAATGCCTACAGACAACAGTTTGATCAATCTACTGGAGCTTCAAGATCAGTTGTTGTTGGAGCTTCGCAATCACCCGTGGGTTTAGCTAATCACGCAACAAGCCCAAAAATGAATCAATCTCATTCTTCGTTTGGCAAAGGTCAGGCATCGAATGCAAAGCAAAAAATTCAGATACCAACATATGCATCAGTTGCATCCTCATCCTCAAATCAGAAAAGAAATGTTCTG ATTAAGCTAGATCGCAGTGTCGGCAACACTCCAGAATCATCTAAACTGCCATCTCTAGAAACCATGATGGCAGCAAATGCTAACCAATCTAGATTGCATACCACATCTATTGGCTCAGTTCCTGTTAAAAGTAATACTATAAGTCCTACTGTAAACAATGAAGGACTGAACATTCATGTGCAAAGCCAAACTTCAGGATCAAACTCTCCATTGCTGTTTGTCACTCCACCGCGGTCCATTTCATTAGTTGAAGTGCCTTCATCAACTTCTACGCCGCTACCGAATATCGGTTATCGCCCTGATATACCAATTGTGACCAAACCTAAAGTTACAACACCAGCACCATTGCATGTTTACGGAAAACCCAACATAGTCTCTACTATAGAAAACATTACATCTATTGAACCACCATCGGGAAACAAAACACCGAAGCTACAGTCTAATCAAAATGCGACTTATAAATTCAATGAACCGCCTCCTGCACACTCAAAATCTCCGATGCCTCAGGTTCCGTTAAATACAGCAACTGCTACAATATCAAAACCCATGATTAATATGGATCAATCATCAAGCtgtaatgaaattttgaatttagatacGAAAAGTCCAACCCCACAGCATACGAATAAAAATGCATCTTCTGGTAATACAGAATTGCAATCTTCTTCAAACCATTGTACAAGTGGGGATAGAGCAACATCACTCTATAACTTGCAGAAACttgtaaaaatccaaaaaccggtCAACTATACAACAGGTAACAGTAAACAAAACCTTTCATTAGAAAGCTCTGCCGTAAAATTCCAGCAAAATGTATTATGGAAAGAACAACAGCTAGTGAAACAGGAAAACACTAATGGAAGTAATGATAGcataaatgatcaaaaaatgaaACTAT TGGAGTTATTGCAAAACGCAAACCTTCCAAAGGCCTGTTCTCAGAGTAAAGTCACTCAGCCAACAATGGCGAGTGCATCAACAGGGGCAACGCATCAAAATAAACCAA ATATGGAATTATATAAATATCGTATACCCAATGCAGGTTCATCCCATCCTACAAAG CTTATCGATCCTCTGGCCATAAAGCAAGAAAAGTCAAACAACACATTGAAACGTAAAGATCCCGCTAAAAGAATCGATAGCAGCAAGATCAAACGACCAAAGCGATCAACAGTGCCCCAGTTGCAGAAACGCCCTTGCTACGAAGTTGCACCACGACTGCCCAAATGCCGCGAATGTGGCCGTTCTGCCGCAGCTCGATCAAGGGATgccgaaaacattttttgtcgGTTCATCGCTTTCAGAAAGCTGAG gtACAACGATCAAGGGTTTCTTGAAGTGGCTGGTTTCGCAGATCCTAATAATGACCCTAGTGAAACAGATTTCAGTCTTTGGAACGCTAATCTCTCCAAGATTCCCATCGATTTGTCtgtggaaaaatcgaaatttcttCTCGGTCAAGTTGGCTACAAATTTTGTGAGCTGTTCCATCAGGAAAAGGAAGCATATTTTGAACATATGTCAGctg ATAAAACAATTGCCTGGAAGCAAGCTGTTTGGGGTGTCCGCGAAATGTGCGATGTGTGTTCAACGACTCTTTTCAATTATCATTGGGTTTGCTCGACCTGTGGCTTTGTCGTGTGCATCGACTGTTATAAG GGTCGCAAGCACGGTGCGTGTAGAAATGATACCGGAACCAAAGATCGCGACGGGTACATGTGGCTACACTGTACAAATAAGGATCCACATGAtcaagaaaaattaatgcttaCACAGATTATTCCTAGCAACGGTTTATACAAGTTAGTTCGCCAGATGCATGGAATCTGTGCGTTATTGGAAATTCCTTTGAACTGCGAATGTCCGCTTAGTAAGGAACCTTTGTTCCGAAAAGTAAAAGATAAGCTGGAGTTTATTTACCCTATAACATTTGAGGTTGATAAATGTGAGAAAAAATCTATTGTTGATAACGAGATTAAACAAACAGACGATGAAACATCCACTTCAACAAAGATGATTTCTATATCGGTTAAACAAATTGAAAGTAAACGTAGTGAGGACGATAAGGAAACTATTTGTTGTAAAGTTATTTTTGGCAGAGAATTGagtgaaaacaaaaatcctGAAACTGAAATGCTACAGCGCAAGGAAAAGCAGAGTTATTCATTCGAAGGTTTTCAAGAGGATATCAAGATTGAAAGTGTTGAAGATTTTACCCATAAAGATGTTTctgatgaaaatgatgaaaatatatcAAAAGATATGAACGACTCAGAAGAAGATAAGAAGCCATGTTTAcaggaaaataatgaaaaatctgaacaaaaatcaGAAGAGTTAAATGCGCAACCAGATTGCGATCCATTAGAATTAAGTTCTGGGAGTAAATCGGACAAAGTTTCTactgagattaaaaaaatgtcagaaaatgaATCTTACAACGAAGAGCACAGATTCAAAGAATCCCCCAAATTGGATTGGAAAACATTTAATATGATCGCTAAACAGTTGCTCAAGTTTGACAAATCAATCAATATTTCAGGACTTTTTGAGAAacatttagatgaaaaatgcaCAGAATCAGATTTCCTGGTTGATTTCACagctgaaattaaaataaataatgaaaatctcCAAAATTTCCTTAAAGATTTTCTAAGCGAGTTTGTTTTCCTAACTGGTCAAAACAACTCTGATAACTTGACCGATGAAGTACAAATATTGGAATACAACAAATACATGAAAAAATGCATTGAATTCCAGAACAAGGGAGAACGTATCATGAATTTAAGCGACTCACAAATCCTATACCCTAAGGTTGCACACCAATGGCTTTGTAATGGAAGACTGTTGAGATTACTTGATCCTCTGAGCGATGAAAACTATACTGCTTTTCATGATCAATGGGAACGTGGTCAACCGGTTATGGTTTCAGCGGTATCAAATGCTATGAACATGGAACTCTGGATGCCAGAATCTTTTGGCAGAGATTTTGGAGAGGaagaaaatgatttaataaattgCTTAAATGGCAAGCTGGTAAAAGGGCAAAAGATGAAAGTTTTTTGGGATGGTTTCCAACGCATCGGATATCGTTTACTGGACGAGAGAGACAGACCTATGATGTTGAAATTAAAGGATTGGCCACCCGGAGACGATTTTGCAGAAATGATGCCAACTAGGTTCAACGACCTCATGAAATGCTTACCCTTAGCAGAATACACCAGACGCGAAGGTCGTCTGAATCTGGCCAGTAGATTGAACAGCTTCTTTGTGCGTCCTGATTTGGGGCCAAAAATGTACAGTGCCTATGGGTCGGCACAGCATCCTTCCAAAGGTACAACCAACCTTCATTTGGATGTATCAGATGCCGTTAACGTCATGGTGTACGTTGGAATACCAAAAGATGTGGAGCAAAACCGATACAGACAAAAAGTGCTTGATGCAATTGATGCAGATGAATGCGATGAGGTCACTCGTAAACGTATAAGAGATGAAGGTGAACTACCTGGAGCGTTATGGCATATCTACCATGCAAAAGATGCCGATCACATTCGATCACTgttgaacaaaattgaagtcGAACGTGGGGGTAGCATCAAGGCAAACCACGATCCCATTCATGATCAGAAATGGTACTTGGATGCTAATTTAAGAAAACGACTTCTGCAAGACTACAAAGTCGAAGGATACACGATTGTACAATGCGCTGGAGATGCCATATTCATTCCAGCGGGAGCACCTCATCAAGTGAGAAATCTACATAATTGTGTCAAGGTAGCGGAGGATTTCGTGTCTCCGGAAAACATTTCTTACTGTTTTAAACTTACAAACGAATTCCGGAACTTAACCCATACGCATTCGAATCACGAagataaattacaaattaaaaatataatataccATACAGTGAAGGACGCGGTTTCCTGTCTAACAAATCCTCTGATAATGACTAAAGATAAAATAGATCTAGATTAA
- the LOC129755668 gene encoding lysine-specific demethylase 3A isoform X2, with protein MSTNPKMHQDLQKQMLKLQYSNMEPPATTIHKPAHLQPGRVQQPNSGTIPRPPAPPVKPRVEKKTFEQAYREAIERINAAATQNNAPRNQPSKQLHRSSGVSSKASDRTGMTAVANLTGPSQNAALKSPTANQGEYKTTIYNINTINLAELLKNQRSPSYDFNPARGLIFSAEALPTTSNSNVQSNPVTSQLPDTRLLEEKFKYHQTYANAYANHLLQLTKNAVEQKAASNAYRQQFDQSTGASRSVVVGASQSPVGLANHATSPKMNQSHSSFGKGQASNAKQKIQIPTYASVASSSSNQKRNVLIKLDRSVGNTPESSKLPSLETMMAANANQSRLHTTSIGSVPVKSNTISPTVNNEGLNIHVQSQTSGSNSPLLFVTPPRSISLVEVPSSTSTPLPNIGYRPDIPIVTKPKVTTPAPLHVYGKPNIVSTIENITSIEPPSGNKTPKLQSNQNATYKFNEPPPAHSKSPMPQVPLNTATATISKPMINMDQSSSCNEILNLDTKSPTPQHTNKNASSGNTELQSSSNHCTSGDRATSLYNLQKLVKIQKPVNYTTGNSKQNLSLESSAVKFQQNVLWKEQQLVKQENTNGSNDSINDQKMKLLELLQNANLPKACSQSKVTQPTMASASTGATHQNKPNMELYKYRIPNAGSSHPTKLIDPLAIKQEKSNNTLKRKDPAKRIDSSKIKRPKRSTVPQLQKRPCYEVAPRLPKCRECGRSAAARSRDAENIFCRFIAFRKLRYNDQGFLEVAGFADPNNDPSETDFSLWNANLSKIPIDLSVEKSKFLLGQVGYKFCELFHQEKEAYFEHMSADKTIAWKQAVWGVREMCDVCSTTLFNYHWVCSTCGFVVCIDCYKGRKHGACRNDTGTKDRDGYMWLHCTNKDPHDQEKLMLTQIIPSNGLYKLVRQMHGICALLEIPLNCECPLSKEPLFRKVKDKLEFIYPITFEVDKCEKKSIVDNEIKQTDDETSTSTKMISISVKQIESKRSEDDKETICCKVIFGRELSENKNPETEMLQRKEKQSYSFEGFQEDIKIESVEDFTHKDVSDENDENISKDMNDSEEDKKPCLQENNEKSEQKSEELNAQPDCDPLELSSGSKSDKVSTEIKKMSENESYNEEHRFKESPKLDWKTFNMIAKQLLKFDKSINISGLFEKHLDEKCTESDFLVDFTAEIKINNENLQNFLKDFLSEFVFLTGQNNSDNLTDEVQILEYNKYMKKCIEFQNKGERIMNLSDSQILYPKVAHQWLCNGRLLRLLDPLSDENYTAFHDQWERGQPVMVSAVSNAMNMELWMPESFGRDFGEEENDLINCLNGKLVKGQKMKVFWDGFQRIGYRLLDERDRPMMLKLKDWPPGDDFAEMMPTRFNDLMKCLPLAEYTRREGRLNLASRLNSFFVRPDLGPKMYSAYGSAQHPSKGTTNLHLDVSDAVNVMVYVGIPKDVEQNRYRQKVLDAIDADECDEVTRKRIRDEGELPGALWHIYHAKDADHIRSLLNKIEVERGGSIKANHDPIHDQKWYLDANLRKRLLQDYKVEGYTIVQCAGDAIFIPAGAPHQVRNLHNCVKVAEDFVSPENISYCFKLTNEFRNLTHTHSNHEDKLQIKNIIYHTVKDAVSCLTNPLIMTKDKIDLD; from the exons atgtcaacTAACCCCAAG ATGCACCAAGACTTGCAGAAACAAATGCTTAAGCTGCAGTACTCAAATATGGAGCCGCCGGCAACGACTATACACAAGCCAGCACATCTTCAACCTGGGAGAGTTCAGCAGCCAAATTCTGGAACAATTCCGAGGCCCCCAGCTCCGCCAGTCAAACCCAGGGTCGAGAAAAAAACATTCGAGCAGGCGTATAGGGAAGCTATTGAGCGGATAAATGCAGCAGCCACACAAAACAATGCTCCTCGGAATCAACCTTCGAAGCAGCTGCATAGATCATCTGGAGTCAGTTCGAAAGCATCGGATAGAACGGGCATGACTGCTGTTGCAAATTTGACTGGGCCATCTCAGAATGCGGCGCTTAAATCGCCCACGGCGAACCAG GGTGAATATAAAACAACTATATACAACATTAATACCATCAACTTGGCTGAACTGCTCAAGAATCAGCGCAGTCCGAGCTATGACTTTAATCCCGCCAGAGGACTTATTTTTTCGGCGGAAGCATTGCCAACCACGTCGAATAGTAACGTTCAAAGTAATCCTGTTACATCTCAGCTGCCGGATACACGAttattggaagaaaaatttaaataccatCAAACATATGCAAACGCATACGCTAATCATCTTTTACAGTTGACTAAAAACGCAGTGGAACAG AAAGCAGCAAGCAATGCCTACAGACAACAGTTTGATCAATCTACTGGAGCTTCAAGATCAGTTGTTGTTGGAGCTTCGCAATCACCCGTGGGTTTAGCTAATCACGCAACAAGCCCAAAAATGAATCAATCTCATTCTTCGTTTGGCAAAGGTCAGGCATCGAATGCAAAGCAAAAAATTCAGATACCAACATATGCATCAGTTGCATCCTCATCCTCAAATCAGAAAAGAAATGTTCTG ATTAAGCTAGATCGCAGTGTCGGCAACACTCCAGAATCATCTAAACTGCCATCTCTAGAAACCATGATGGCAGCAAATGCTAACCAATCTAGATTGCATACCACATCTATTGGCTCAGTTCCTGTTAAAAGTAATACTATAAGTCCTACTGTAAACAATGAAGGACTGAACATTCATGTGCAAAGCCAAACTTCAGGATCAAACTCTCCATTGCTGTTTGTCACTCCACCGCGGTCCATTTCATTAGTTGAAGTGCCTTCATCAACTTCTACGCCGCTACCGAATATCGGTTATCGCCCTGATATACCAATTGTGACCAAACCTAAAGTTACAACACCAGCACCATTGCATGTTTACGGAAAACCCAACATAGTCTCTACTATAGAAAACATTACATCTATTGAACCACCATCGGGAAACAAAACACCGAAGCTACAGTCTAATCAAAATGCGACTTATAAATTCAATGAACCGCCTCCTGCACACTCAAAATCTCCGATGCCTCAGGTTCCGTTAAATACAGCAACTGCTACAATATCAAAACCCATGATTAATATGGATCAATCATCAAGCtgtaatgaaattttgaatttagatacGAAAAGTCCAACCCCACAGCATACGAATAAAAATGCATCTTCTGGTAATACAGAATTGCAATCTTCTTCAAACCATTGTACAAGTGGGGATAGAGCAACATCACTCTATAACTTGCAGAAACttgtaaaaatccaaaaaccggtCAACTATACAACAGGTAACAGTAAACAAAACCTTTCATTAGAAAGCTCTGCCGTAAAATTCCAGCAAAATGTATTATGGAAAGAACAACAGCTAGTGAAACAGGAAAACACTAATGGAAGTAATGATAGcataaatgatcaaaaaatgaaACTAT TGGAGTTATTGCAAAACGCAAACCTTCCAAAGGCCTGTTCTCAGAGTAAAGTCACTCAGCCAACAATGGCGAGTGCATCAACAGGGGCAACGCATCAAAATAAACCAA ATATGGAATTATATAAATATCGTATACCCAATGCAGGTTCATCCCATCCTACAAAG CTTATCGATCCTCTGGCCATAAAGCAAGAAAAGTCAAACAACACATTGAAACGTAAAGATCCCGCTAAAAGAATCGATAGCAGCAAGATCAAACGACCAAAGCGATCAACAGTGCCCCAGTTGCAGAAACGCCCTTGCTACGAAGTTGCACCACGACTGCCCAAATGCCGCGAATGTGGCCGTTCTGCCGCAGCTCGATCAAGGGATgccgaaaacattttttgtcgGTTCATCGCTTTCAGAAAGCTGAG gtACAACGATCAAGGGTTTCTTGAAGTGGCTGGTTTCGCAGATCCTAATAATGACCCTAGTGAAACAGATTTCAGTCTTTGGAACGCTAATCTCTCCAAGATTCCCATCGATTTGTCtgtggaaaaatcgaaatttcttCTCGGTCAAGTTGGCTACAAATTTTGTGAGCTGTTCCATCAGGAAAAGGAAGCATATTTTGAACATATGTCAGctg ATAAAACAATTGCCTGGAAGCAAGCTGTTTGGGGTGTCCGCGAAATGTGCGATGTGTGTTCAACGACTCTTTTCAATTATCATTGGGTTTGCTCGACCTGTGGCTTTGTCGTGTGCATCGACTGTTATAAG GGTCGCAAGCACGGTGCGTGTAGAAATGATACCGGAACCAAAGATCGCGACGGGTACATGTGGCTACACTGTACAAATAAGGATCCACATGAtcaagaaaaattaatgcttaCACAGATTATTCCTAGCAACGGTTTATACAAGTTAGTTCGCCAGATGCATGGAATCTGTGCGTTATTGGAAATTCCTTTGAACTGCGAATGTCCGCTTAGTAAGGAACCTTTGTTCCGAAAAGTAAAAGATAAGCTGGAGTTTATTTACCCTATAACATTTGAGGTTGATAAATGTGAGAAAAAATCTATTGTTGATAACGAGATTAAACAAACAGACGATGAAACATCCACTTCAACAAAGATGATTTCTATATCGGTTAAACAAATTGAAAGTAAACGTAGTGAGGACGATAAGGAAACTATTTGTTGTAAAGTTATTTTTGGCAGAGAATTGagtgaaaacaaaaatcctGAAACTGAAATGCTACAGCGCAAGGAAAAGCAGAGTTATTCATTCGAAGGTTTTCAAGAGGATATCAAGATTGAAAGTGTTGAAGATTTTACCCATAAAGATGTTTctgatgaaaatgatgaaaatatatcAAAAGATATGAACGACTCAGAAGAAGATAAGAAGCCATGTTTAcaggaaaataatgaaaaatctgaacaaaaatcaGAAGAGTTAAATGCGCAACCAGATTGCGATCCATTAGAATTAAGTTCTGGGAGTAAATCGGACAAAGTTTCTactgagattaaaaaaatgtcagaaaatgaATCTTACAACGAAGAGCACAGATTCAAAGAATCCCCCAAATTGGATTGGAAAACATTTAATATGATCGCTAAACAGTTGCTCAAGTTTGACAAATCAATCAATATTTCAGGACTTTTTGAGAAacatttagatgaaaaatgcaCAGAATCAGATTTCCTGGTTGATTTCACagctgaaattaaaataaataatgaaaatctcCAAAATTTCCTTAAAGATTTTCTAAGCGAGTTTGTTTTCCTAACTGGTCAAAACAACTCTGATAACTTGACCGATGAAGTACAAATATTGGAATACAACAAATACATGAAAAAATGCATTGAATTCCAGAACAAGGGAGAACGTATCATGAATTTAAGCGACTCACAAATCCTATACCCTAAGGTTGCACACCAATGGCTTTGTAATGGAAGACTGTTGAGATTACTTGATCCTCTGAGCGATGAAAACTATACTGCTTTTCATGATCAATGGGAACGTGGTCAACCGGTTATGGTTTCAGCGGTATCAAATGCTATGAACATGGAACTCTGGATGCCAGAATCTTTTGGCAGAGATTTTGGAGAGGaagaaaatgatttaataaattgCTTAAATGGCAAGCTGGTAAAAGGGCAAAAGATGAAAGTTTTTTGGGATGGTTTCCAACGCATCGGATATCGTTTACTGGACGAGAGAGACAGACCTATGATGTTGAAATTAAAGGATTGGCCACCCGGAGACGATTTTGCAGAAATGATGCCAACTAGGTTCAACGACCTCATGAAATGCTTACCCTTAGCAGAATACACCAGACGCGAAGGTCGTCTGAATCTGGCCAGTAGATTGAACAGCTTCTTTGTGCGTCCTGATTTGGGGCCAAAAATGTACAGTGCCTATGGGTCGGCACAGCATCCTTCCAAAGGTACAACCAACCTTCATTTGGATGTATCAGATGCCGTTAACGTCATGGTGTACGTTGGAATACCAAAAGATGTGGAGCAAAACCGATACAGACAAAAAGTGCTTGATGCAATTGATGCAGATGAATGCGATGAGGTCACTCGTAAACGTATAAGAGATGAAGGTGAACTACCTGGAGCGTTATGGCATATCTACCATGCAAAAGATGCCGATCACATTCGATCACTgttgaacaaaattgaagtcGAACGTGGGGGTAGCATCAAGGCAAACCACGATCCCATTCATGATCAGAAATGGTACTTGGATGCTAATTTAAGAAAACGACTTCTGCAAGACTACAAAGTCGAAGGATACACGATTGTACAATGCGCTGGAGATGCCATATTCATTCCAGCGGGAGCACCTCATCAAGTGAGAAATCTACATAATTGTGTCAAGGTAGCGGAGGATTTCGTGTCTCCGGAAAACATTTCTTACTGTTTTAAACTTACAAACGAATTCCGGAACTTAACCCATACGCATTCGAATCACGAagataaattacaaattaaaaatataatataccATACAGTGAAGGACGCGGTTTCCTGTCTAACAAATCCTCTGATAATGACTAAAGATAAAATAGATCTAGATTAA